TTTAATGTTGAAGACTAAATAAACTGGATAAAGTTGACAATGTTTTTGATTCATCAATCAATGATTTGCGCCATTAAAACAGACGCACTGGGCTTCGATGAAACCTAGCCTGTGTTTTAACCTAATTTAGCCTAATATTAACCTAATGTTATCCGAATCGAATGAATCAGAGGTATCGGTACTTGGTGAAAATTGGCGAGGCCATACATTCAGAACAGGAAGGGAAGGTAAACAACAAGTTAATAGACACGTCGGATCGGGGAAGGCCATCTgacgtttttgaacacaacgGGTGCTATTCTATCGCACAGGGCGTGGACATCAAGGACTATACGATAAGGAATCGTCTAACATTCGTTTTCGTACAGACAGCCTTCGATGTTTCACTGTCAAAACTGGCCAAGTGAACGGGGTATAAAAGACTAGGGCAGCAGCATGTCTTCAGTATCCATCCCGAGCTCATTCTGTACACGAGAACTACAATGAAATCCACGGTAAAAAGATTTCAATAACAATTGAATAATTCAttattgtttcattttctcaGCCGAGGTTTGAATTAAATCTATATCATTTTGCCCCGAATTTCTATTATGCGGCTGACAGATTGCTTGCCTGTTGGTGTTGGCTGTCGCCGCCCAAGCTCAATACTTTGGCAACTACGGATACGGACTCGGTGGATATGGTGCATACTACGGAGGATACTACCCCTACACCGGTGTTCGAACTGCTGCCGTCCCTGCTGCCTACCCCGTTTCTTATGGCTACCCATCTTTCTCCGCCAGCCAGTACCACGCCCAGGATGAGCTCGGCCAGGCCCGTTTCGGCTATGCCCACCCAGGACAGGCCGCTTCCAACCTTCGTGATGCTTTCGGCAACCAAGTCGGCAGCTACGCTTACTTCAACCCAGAGGGTAAAGAGGTCCGCGTTTCCTACACCGCCGACTCACGAGGCTTCCGCGTCCTCTCCAACGACCTGCCCGTTGCCCCAGTCTCCAACTTGGTAGCACCCGTTCAGGTCCAGGACACTCCTGAGGTTGCCAAAGCTAAGGCTGAACACGCTGTGGCCGTTGCTGCTGCTCGGGCTGCTGCTCCCGCCACCCCAACCACCGAAGTCCGCTTGAAACGCCAAAGCGGAGCAGCTCATCCATTCCCCGCCCACGTCGGAGTTGGTCAGATCGGTGGAGCCCATCCCGGCCCTGCCCATGTTGGTGCCGGTCAAATCGGTGGTGCTCACCCTGGCCCTGCTCATGTCGGAGCTAACCACCGAGGTGGAGCTCATCCTTGCCCTGCTTTTGTCgcttgttaagaaaagaaatacagTAATCTGGTCATTGTGTTTGAAAATCTTTGTTTCTGATTTGATTGATACTGAATCTATAGTTTGGCCTGTCGGTCATACATCGTTCCGTTATGCGTCTATTTCAGAATAGGAAAGACTCTTTTATCCCTTTCTCGTTGCGAAGGAAATAGGCAAACAGAAGCAGACTTGAATTGCTCAGTCCCCACAAAATGATTCTCTCGATCGCTGTGCCTACACTCACATTTTTTTAGGGTCATCGAAGATGCTTCGAACTCGATGCGAAATGAAGAGTGCGTCGAATTCGGAGGGGTATTGCTTCGAAACAGGAAG
This DNA window, taken from Daphnia magna isolate NIES unplaced genomic scaffold, ASM2063170v1.1 Dm_contigs130, whole genome shotgun sequence, encodes the following:
- the LOC123466433 gene encoding cuticle protein 6-like encodes the protein MKSTIACLLVLAVAAQAQYFGNYGYGLGGYGAYYGGYYPYTGVRTAAVPAAYPVSYGYPSFSASQYHAQDELGQARFGYAHPGQAASNLRDAFGNQVGSYAYFNPEGKEVRVSYTADSRGFRVLSNDLPVAPVSNLVAPVQVQDTPEVAKAKAEHAVAVAAARAAAPATPTTEVRLKRQSGAAHPFPAHVGVGQIGGAHPGPAHVGAGQIGGAHPGPAHVGANHRGGAHPCPAFVAC